Proteins encoded within one genomic window of Lampris incognitus isolate fLamInc1 chromosome 1, fLamInc1.hap2, whole genome shotgun sequence:
- the LOC130126503 gene encoding protocadherin beta-15-like encodes MGNKGKSLLFLPFCFAFVVHLTDGDLSYAIPEEMKRGSIIGNAAKDLGLEVGRLSARKARIDSEENHQRYCEIDLKTGKVRVGGRIDREEHCGEKASCALGCELLLEAPLELHRILLHIQDINDNAPVFPKDVIKLEIRESADKGARYRVNAAHDADIGQNAVQSYTLQHNNHFVLNMQTTSAGSKYGELVLNKELDREEQQEMQLLLTALDGGSPQRSGTAIIHVSVLDANDNAPVFSQTIYEAGLPENSPMDTSVITVSATDADEGANGDVTYEFSRMSEKSRKMFSLDHKTGVITVTGDIDYEDGFKYEMFVEAKDGYGLSSDAKVIISITDVNDNAPVIYLKSLTNPIPENISPGEEVGIINVQDKDSDKNRHVTCSIKHNLPFKLVPSIKNYYSLVTTGPLDRELVSGYNITITATDEGSPPLSSSKSVQLSVADVNDNPPVFEEQSYNAYVTENNKPGSTFCSVSALDPDWRQNGTVIYSLLPGEVNGSPVSSYLSVNGDTGLIHAVRSLDYEQFRSFKVHVMARDNGSPPLSSNVTVSVFITDVNDNCPQILYPAPEGHSFMTELVPKAAHGGSLVSKVIAVDADSGQNAWLSYHIVKSTDPGLFTIGLHSGEIRTQRDISESDNMKQNLIVAVKDNGQPSLSATCSMYLLISDDLAEVPELKDMSYDETNSKLTSYLIIALVSVSTFFLTFIIVILGVRFCHRRKPRLLFDGAVAIPSAYLPPNYSEVDGTGTLRSTYNYDAYLTTGSRTSDFKFVRSYNDNTLPADQTLKKSPTDLAEAFGNFDESPECRCSLAHVRENLFSTHCHNPAAHQPTQVFVVDTLQMAFTSRFIS; translated from the coding sequence ATGGGTAACAAAGGAAAGTCGCTGCTGTTTCTTCCTTTCTGCTTTGCTTTTGTCGTCCACTTGACCGATGGAGACCTAAGCTATGCTATTCCGGAGGAGATGAAACGCGGATCCATTATTGGGAATGCAGCCAAGGATCTGGGACTGGAGGTGGGCAGATTGTCCGCCCGTAAGGCCCGTATCGACTCCGAGGAAAACCATCAACGTTATTGTGAAATTGATTTAAAAACGGGCAAAGTGCGCGTCGGAGGACGCATAGACAGAGAGGAGCATTGCGGAGAAAAGGCTTCATGCGCTCTTGGATGCGAGTTGCTCCTGGAGGCTCCCCTGGAATTACACCGGATCTTACTCCACATCCAAGACATAAACGATAATGCGCCGGTGTTCCCGAAGGACGTTATAAAACTGGAGATTCGTGAATCGGCCGACAAAGGAGCCCGGTATCGCGTTAACGCAGCCCACGATGCCGACATAGGCCAGAATGCTGTTCAGAGCTACACCCTGCAGCACAACAACCACTTCGTCCTCAATATGCAGACGACCAGTGCCGGCAGTAAATATGGCGAGCTGGTTTTAAACAAGGAGTTAGACCGAGAGGAGCAGCAGGAAATGCAGCTGTTGCTCACGGCTCTGGACGGCGGTTCTCCTCAGAGATCAGGTACTGCAATCATTCACGTGTCGGTGCTGGACGCGAACGATAACGCCCCGGTGTTCAGCCAGACCATCTACGAAGCCGGTCTGCCTGAGAACTCCCCCATGGACACCTCCGTTATTACGGTGAGTGCGACGGACGCTGACGAGGGAGCCAACGGTGACGTTACGTACGAGTTCAGCCGGATGTCCGAGAAGTCCCGGAAGATGTTTTCACTGGATCATAAAACTGGAGTTATAACAGTAACAGGTGACATTGACTATGAGGACGGATTTAAATATGAAATGTTTGTCGAGGCAAAAGATGGATATGGTCTATCTTCAGATGCAAAGGTAATTATAAGCATAACTGATGTTAACGACAATGCCCCAGTGATATATCTTAAATCACTGACAAATCCCATACCAGAGAATATATCACCTGGTGAAGAGGTGGGCATCATTAACGTCCAAGATAAAGATTCCGATAAGAACAGACACGTAACTTGCTCTATCAAACACAACCTGCCTTTTAAACTGGTTCCTTCCATCAAAAACTATTATTCTCTGGTGACAACGGGCCCATTAGACCGTGAACTAGTGTCTGGTTACAACATCACAATCACTGCTACTGATGAgggctctcctcctctttcctcctccaAAAGTGTTCAGTTATCTGTAGCTGACGTCAACGACAACCCACCTGTGTTTGAGGAGCAGTCCTACAACGCCTACgtgactgaaaacaacaaacctGGATCTACTTTCTGTTCCGTTAGTGCCCTAGACCCAGACTGGAGACAAAACGGTACAGTGATTTATTCTCTTTTACCTGGGGAGGTGAACggttccccggtgtcctcctATCTCTCCGTTAACGGAGACACGGGGCTGATCCACGCTGTCAGGTCGTTGGATTATGAACAGTTTAGGAGCTTTAAAGTTCACGTGATGGCGCGAGACAACGGTTCTCCTCCACTCAGCAGCAACGTGACCGTCAGTGTCTTCATAAcggatgtgaatgacaactgtcctcAGATACTTTACCCCGCCCCGGAGGGACACTCCTTCATGACGGAACTCGTCCCGAAAGCAGCTCACGGGGGCTCTCTGGTATCCAAGGTGATAGCGGTGGATGCAGACTCCGGACAGAACGCCTGGCTGTCCTATCATATAGTCAAATCCACTGATCCGGGACTTTTCACTATTGGTCTCCACAGTGGAGAGATCAGGACACAGCGGGACATTTCTGAATCTGACAACATGAAACAGAATCTTATTGTGGCAGTGAAAGATAACGGACAGCCCTCTCTGTCTGCCACCTGTTCCATGTATTTACTGATTTCTGATGACTTGGCTGAAGTGCCAGAACTGAAAGACATGTCTTATGATGAGACTAACTCCAAACTGACCTCTTATCTGATCATCGCGCTGGTGTCAGTCTCCACCTTTTTCCTGACCTTCATTATTGTCATCCTGGGTGTGAGGTTTTGTCACAGGAGAAAACCCAGACTGTTGTTTGATGGAGCGGTGGCCATCCCCAGTGCTTATCTGCCTCCTAATTACTCAGAAGTTGACGGAACAGGAACTTTACGCAGCACTTACAATTATGACGCTTATCTGACAACGGGCTCTAGAACCAGTGACTTCAAGTTTGTGAGATCTTACAATGACAACACACTGCCTGCAGACCAGACTCTGAAGAAAAGTCCAACCGATCTTGCCGAGGCATTTGGAAACTTCGACGAGTCTCCTGAG
- the LOC130126509 gene encoding protocadherin beta-16-like: protein MSYGFGLTLDFFAVVFLSLALRFASGDVTYSLAEEMKRGSVIGNVAKDLGLETRTLSSRKARIDTEGNGKRYCDVNLNTGDLIVADRMDREGLCGKKASCVLKEELVLENPLELHRISLHIQDINDNSPQFIENMISFEIRESAVKGARFLLNEAHDADIGSNTVQTYKLQRNEHFSLDVNTEGAGRKHSELVLEKELDREQEKELDLLLTAVDGGNPQKSGSVVIHVTVLDANDNAPVFSQTVYKASLPENSPPDTVVVTVSATDADEGPNGHVVYDFDHLSDEYVALYSLDNKAGEIRVTGQIDYETEPSYELRIRAKDGAGLTSYCTVIIDITDVNDNAPVINLISLINPVPENVPPGTEVGIINVQDRDSEKNRQVHSSIQQNLPFKLVPSIKNYYSLVTTGPLDRELVSDYNITITATDEGSPPLSSSKSVHLSVADVNDNPPVFEEQSYKAYVTENNKPGSTFCSVSALDPDWRQNGTVIYSLLPAEVNGAPVSSYLSVNGDTGLIHAVRSLDYEQFRSFKVHVMARDNGSPPLSSNVTVSVFITDVNDNSPQILYPAPEGHSFMTELVPKAAHGGSLVSKVIAVDADSGQNAWLSYHIVKSTDPGLFTIGLHSGEIRTQRDISESDNMKQNLIVAVKDNGQPSLSATCSMYLLISDNLAEVPELKDMSYDETNSKLTSYLIIALVSVSTFFLTFIIVILGVRFCRRRKPRLLFDGAVAIPSAYLPPNYAEVDGTGTLRSTYNYDAYLTTGSRTSDFKFVRSYNDNTLPADQTLKKSPTDFTEVFGNFDESPEVSPSIFVSATRPFAR from the coding sequence ATGTCATATGGATTTGGATTGACGCTGGATTTCTTTGCCGTTGTTTTCCTTTCTCTTGCCCTGCGTTTTGCGAGTGGAGACGTAACCTACTCTCTAGCAGAGGAGATGAAACGCGGGTCTGTTATTGGAAATGTCGCCAAGGATCTCGGCCTGGAAACGAGGACACTGTCCTCTCGTAAAGCTCGTATTGACACTGAAGGGAACGGCAAGCGGTATTGTGACGTCAATCTGAACACCGGGGATTTGATCGTTGCAGACAGGATGGACAGGGAAGGCCTGTGTGGTAAGAAGGCGTCGTGTGTTTTAAAGGAGGAACTTGTGCTGGAGAATCCTTTAGAGCTGCATCGGATAAGTCTGCATATTCAAGACATAAACGATAACTCGCCACAGTTCATTGAAAATATGATTTCATTTGAAATCCGCGAATCAGCTGTGAAGGGGGCTAGATTTTTACTAAATGAAGCCCACGATGCAGATATCGGTTCCAATACAGTGCAGACCTACAAGCTGCAAAGAAACGAGCATTTCAGCCTGGATGTCAACACGGAGGGCGCAGGACGCAAACACAGTGAATTGGTTTTGGAAAAAGAATTAGACCGGGAGCAAGAGAAGGAATTAGACTTATTGCTCACAGCAGTGGACGGCGGCAACCCACAGAAATCAGGCTCCGTAGTAATTCACGTCACCGTGCTGGATGCTAACGATAACGCCCCGGTGTTCAGCCAGACCGTCTATAAGGCAAGTCTACCTGAAAACTCTCCTCCAGACACTGTGGTGGTGACAGTTAGTGCTACTGATGCAGACGAGGGACCCAACGGCCATGTAGTTTATGACTTTGACCATCTTTCTGATGAATATGTGGCTTTATATTCGCTGGATAACAAGGCCGGTGAGATACGAGTCACTGGGCAAATTGATTATGAAACTGAGCCATCCTATGAGCTGCGTATAAGAGCAAAAGATGGAGCAGGTCTGACATCATATTGTACAGTAATCATAGATATAACAGACGTTAATGACAATGCCCCGGTGATAAATTTGATATCACTAATCAACCCCGTGCCTGAAAACGTGCCACCTGGTACAGAGGTGGGCATCATTAACGTGCAGGATAGAGACTCGGAGAAGAACAGACAGGTTCACTCCTCCATTCAGCAAAACCTGCCTTTCAAGTTGGTTCCTTCCATCAAAAACTATTATTCTCTGGTGACAACGGGTCCATTAGACCGCGAACTAGTATCTGATTACAACATCACAATCACTGCTACTGATGAgggctctcctcctctttcctcctctaaAAGTGTTCACTTATCTGTAGCCGACGTCAACGACAACCCACCTGTGTTTGAGGAGCAGTCCTACAAGGCCTACgtgactgaaaacaacaaacctGGATCTACTTTCTGTTCCGTTAGTGCCCTAGACCCAGACTGGAGACAAAACGGTACAGTGATTTATTCTCTTTTACCTGCGGAGGTGAACGGTGCCCCGGTGTCCTCCTATCTCTCCGTTAACGGAGACACGGGGCTGATCCACGCTGTCAGGTCGTTGGATTATGAACAGTTCAGGAGCTTTAAAGTTCACGTGATGGCGCGAGACAACGGTTCTCCTCCACTCAGCAGCAACGTGACCGTCAGTGTCTTCATAAcggatgtgaatgacaactctCCTCAGATACTTTACCCCGCCCCGGAGGGACACTCCTTCATGACTGAACTCGTCCCCAAAGCAGCTCACGGGGGCTCTCTGGTGTCCAAGGTGATAGCGGTGGATGCAGACTCCGGACAGAACGCCTGGCTGTCCTATCATATAGTCAAATCCACTGATCCGGGACTTTTCACTATTGGTCTCCACAGTGGAGAGATCAGGACACAGCGGGACATTTCTGAATCTGACAACATGAAACAGAATCTTATTGTGGCAGTAAAAGATAACGGACAGCCCTCTCTGTCTGCCACCTGTTCCATGTATTTACTGATTTCTGATAACTTGGCTGAAGTGCCAGAACTGAAAGACATGTCTTATGATGAGACTAACTCCAAACTGACCTCTTATCTGATCATCGCGCTGGTGTCAGTCTCCACCTTTTTCCTGACCTTCATTATTGTCATCCTGGGTGTGAGGTTTTGTCGCAGGAGAAAACCCAGACTGTTGTTTGATGGAGCGGTGGCCATCCCCAGTGCTTATCTGCCCCCTAATTACGCAGAAGTTGACGGAACAGGAACGTTACGCAGCACTTACAATTATGACGCTTATCTGACAACGGGCTCTAGAACCAGTGACTTCAAGTTTGTGAGATCTTACAATGACAACACACTGCCTGCAGACCAGACTCTGAAGAAAAGTCCAACTGATTTTACCGAGGTATTTGGAAACTTCGACGAGTCTCCTGAGGTAAGCCCGTCAATATTTGTATCTGCAACGCGGCCATTTGCTCGGTGA
- the LOC130126519 gene encoding protocadherin beta-15-like, producing MTNKGKSLLFLPFCFAFVVHLTDGDLSYAIPEEMKRGSIIGNAAKDLGLEVGRLSARKARIDSEENHQRYCEIDLKTGNVLVGGRIDREELCTEKASCVLKLELVLESPLELHRVSLLINDINDNSPAFPKDRMELEISELADKGARYRVNEAHDVDSGQNGVQQYILEKNDHFILSVRADSDGLKNVELVLDKELDREEKWDLSLVLVAVDGGSPQRSGTAIIHVIILDANDNAPVFTEVAYEASLPENSPLGTVVVKVSAADADEGVNGEVSYDFSRISERGKRAFSLDSKTGEIKVAGPVDFEQDSKYEMRISAKDGYGLSSDSKVVIHVTDVNDNPPLIFLKSRHNPIPENLPIGTEVGIINVQDRDSENNRQVRCSIQQNVPFKLVPSIKNYYSLVTTSPLDRELVSDYNITITATDEGSPPLSSSKSVQLSVADVNDNPPVFEEQSYNAYVTENNKPGSTLCSVSALDPDWRQNGTVIYSLLPGEVNGAPVSSYLSVNGDTGLIHAVRSLDYEQFRSFKVHVMARDNGSPPLSSNVTVSVFITDVNDNSPQILYPAPEGHSFMTELVPKAAHGGSLVSKVIAVDADSGQNAWLSYHIVKSTDPGLFTIDLHSGEIRTQRDISESDNMKQNLIVAVKDNGQPSLSATCSMYLLISDNLAEVPELKDMSYDDTNSKLTSYLIIALVSVSTFFLTFIIVILGVRFCHRRKPRLLFDGAVAIPSAYLPPNYAEVDGTGTLRSTYNYDAYLTTGSRTSDFKFVRSYNDNTLPADQTLKKSPTDFTEVFGNFVESPEGYLSE from the exons ATGACTAACAAAGGAAAATCGCTGCTGTTTCTTCCTTTCTGCTTTGCTTTTGTCGTCCACTTAACCGACGGAGACCTAAGCTATGCTATTCCGGAGGAGATGAAACGCGGATCCATTATTGGGAATGCAGCCAAGGATCTGGGACTGGAGGTGGGCAGATTGTCCGCTCGTAAGGCCCGTATCGACTCCGAGGAAAACCATCAACGTTATTGTGAAATTGATTTAAAAACAGGCAATGTGCTCGTCGGAGGACGCATAGACAGAGAGGAGCTCTGCACGGAGAAGGCTTCTTGTGTGCTTAAACTCGAACTGGTCCTGGAGAGCCCCTTGGAGCTACATCGTGTTTCACTGCTGATTAACGACATAAATGATAATTCACCCGCATTCCCAAAGGACAGGATGGAATTGGAAATAAGTGAATTGGCTGACAAAGGAGCTCGATATCGCGTTAACGAGGCACATGACGTAGACAGCGGACAGAATGGCGTCCAGCAGTACATCTTAGAGAAGAACGACCATTTCATTTTGTCTGTCCGTGCGGATTCCGATGGTTTGAAAAACGTGGAGTTGGTGTTGGATAAAGAGTTGGACCGTGAGGAAAAATGGGATCTAAGTCTGGTCCTCGTTGCAGTGGACGGAGGCAGTCCGCAAAGGTCGGGAACTGCCATTATACACGTTATAATATTAGACGCCAATGATAACGCCCCAGTGTTTACAGAGGTCGCCTATGAAGCGAGTCTACCTGAAAACTCCCCTcttggtactgttgtggttaaaGTGAGTGCTGCTGATGCAGACGAAGGAGTCAACGGAGAGGTGAGCTATGATTTCAGTCGCAtttcagagagagggaaaagggcATTTTCATTAGACAGCAAAACTGGAGAGATAAAGGTAGCTGGACCGGTTGATTTTGAACAGGACTCTAAATATGAGATGCGCATCAGTGCCAAGGATGGATATGGCCTTTCTTCCGACTCCAAAGTAGTAATTCATGTTACAGATGTAAATGACAACCCTCCTCTTATATTTCTGAAATCCCGTCATAACCCCATACCAGAAAATTTGCCAATTGGTACAGAAGTTGGTATCATTAATGTGCAGGATAGAGACTCGGAGAACAACCGACAGGTCCGCTGCTCCATTCAGCAGAATGTTCCCTTTAAACTGGTTCCGTCCATCAAAAACTATTATTCACTGGTGACGACGAGCCCACTAGACCGCGAACTAGTGTCTGATTACAACATCACAATCACTGCTACTGATGAgggctctcctcctctttcctcctctaaAAGTGTTCAGTTATCAGTAGCTGACGTCAACGACAACCCACCTGTGTTTGAGGAGCAGTCCTACAACGCCTACgtgactgaaaacaacaaacctGGATCTACTTTATGTTCCGTTAGTGCCCTAGACCCAGACTGGAGACAAAACGGTACAGTGATTTATTCTCTTTTACCTGGGGAGGTGAACGGTGCCCCGGTGTCCTCCTATCTCTCCGTTAACGGAGACACGGGGCTTATCCACGCTGTCAGGTCGTTGGATTATGAACAGTTCAGGAGCTTTAAAGTTCACGTGATGGCGAGAGACAACGGTTCTCCTCCACTCAGCAGCAACGTGACCGTCAGTGTCTTCATAAcggatgtgaatgacaactctCCTCAGATACTTTACCCCGCCCCGGAGGGACACTCCTTCATGACTGAACTCGTCCCCAAAGCAGCTCACGGGGGCTCTCTGGTGTCCAAGGTGATAGCGGTGGATGCAGACTCCGGACAGAACGCCTGGCTGTCCTATCATATAGTCAAATCCACTGATCCGGGACTTTTCACTATTGATCTCCACAGTGGAGAGATCAGGACACAGCGGGACATTTCTGAATCTGACAACATGAAACAGAATCTTATTGTGGCAGTGAAAGATAACGGACAGCCCTCTCTGTCTGCCACCTGTTCCATGTATTTACTGATTTCTGATAACTTGGCTGAAGTGCCAGAACTGAAAGACATGTCTTATGATGACACTAACTCCAAACTGACCTCTTATCTGATCATCGCTCTGGTGTCAGTCTCCACCTTTTTCCTGACCTTCATTATTGTCATCCTGGGTGTGAGGTTTTGTCACAGGAGAAAACCCAGACTGTTGTTTGATGGAGCGGTGGCCATCCCCAGTGCTTATCTGCCTCCTAATTACGCAGAAGTTGACGGAACAGGAACTTTACGCAGCACTTACAATTATGACGCTTATCTGACAACGGGCTCTAGAACCAGTGACTTCAAGTTTGTGAGATCTTACAATGACAACACACTGCCTGCAGACCAGACTCTGAAGAAAAGTCCAACTGATTTTACCGAGGTATTTGGAAACTTCGTCGAGTCTCCTGAG GGATATTTATCAGAGTAA